In Silene latifolia isolate original U9 population chromosome X, ASM4854445v1, whole genome shotgun sequence, the following proteins share a genomic window:
- the LOC141622894 gene encoding phosphoinositide phospholipase C 4-like — MGTFRVCFCYTRKFNMMDLEPPSDIKEMFNKYIEGGGAYMTQTQLSRFLVEIQGVQPENATAEAKKIVEEVLKRRPHIAKNTKNNSNSFTLDDFFYYLFSVDLNPPFQSHIHQDMKAPLSHYFIYTGHNSYLTGNQLTGDCSARLIIRALQLGVRVIELDLWPTSSKDDIRVFHGRTLTTPVDLLTCLRAIRDYAFEKSEYPVIITLEDHLKPKLQAKAAEMIKETFGDMLYRSESDSIDEFPSPEELKHRILISTKTPKECLEAENASVNASRRRNNSDSEHPSLHKMDELESGHAEQVDANGYSSSDSLEPLVYKSLISIHQKKCKIEEAIKLDLKAIRVSLSEQKLEKSVKPLGKDLVRFTQKNILRIYPKGTRFNSSNYKPFLAWMHGAQMVAFNMQGYGRFLWQMQGMFRANGGCGYVKKPEFLINSDQSFDPRSKLPLKTTLKVKIYLGDGWRVDFKKDHFDKFSPPDFYTRIGIAGVIGDEVMHVTTVKEDQWTPIWNQEFEFPLTVPEMALLRIEVYEHDSDKKDDFGGQTCLPISELISGIHAIPLFNVKGDLYKSVKLLMRFGFT, encoded by the exons atggGAACCTTTAGAGTGTGTTTTTGCTATACAAGGAAGTTTAACATGATGGACCTCGAACCGCCTTCGGACATCAAAGAGATGTTCAACAAGTACATTGAAGGTGGTGGCGCGTACATGACACAGACTCAGCTGAGCAGGTTTCTGGTGGAGATACAAGGGGTTCAGCCCGAGAACGCTACGGCCGAGGCCAAGAAGATTGTGGAAGAGGTGTTAAAGAGGAGACCTCACATTGCTAAGAACACCAAAAATAATTCAAATTCTTTTACCCTtgatgattttttttactacCTCTTTTCCGTTGACCTTAATCCACCTTTCCAATCTCAT ATTCACCAAGATATGAAAGCTCCATTATCACATTACTTCATATACACTGGCCACAATTCCTACCTTACCGGTAACCAATTAACCGGAGATTGTAGTGCTAGACTCATCATCAGGGCCTTGCAGCTTGGCGTTCGTGTTATTGAGCTTGATCTTTGGCCTACTTCATCCAAAGACGACATCCGAGTTTTCCATGGCAG GACGTTGACAACTCCGGTGGACCTCTTAACATGTCTCAGAGCAATTCGAGACTATGCATTTGAAAAATCTGAATATCCTGTTATCATTACTCTCGAAGATCATCTAAAACCGAAACTTCAAGCCAAAGCTGCTGAG ATGATCAAGGAAACATTTGGAGATATGCTATATCGTTCTGAATCCGATAGCATTGATGAGTTTCCTTCCCCAGAAGAACTGAAGCACAGAATACTTATTTCTACAAAGACACCAAAAGAGTGTCTTGAAGCTGAAAATGCCTCAGTAAATGCTTCTCGTAGACGAAATAATTCTGATTCCGAACATCCTTCATTGCATAAG ATGGATGAACTTGAGAGTGGACATGCGGAACAAGTTGATGCAAATGGTTATAGTTCATCAGATAGCTTGGAGCCACTTGTATATAAGAGTTTGATCTCAATTCACCAAAAAAAATGTAAGATCGAAGAGGCAATCAAACTCGATCTTAAAGCAATACGAGTTAGTCTAAGCGAACAGAAACTCGAAAAATCAGTCAAGCCTCTTGGAAAGGATCTTGTTAG GTTTACGCAGAAGAACATCCTAAGGATTTACCCTAAGGGCACTCGTTTTAACTCTTCCAATTACAAACCGTTTCTTGCTTGGATGCATGGAGCACAAATGGTCGCATTTAACATGCAG GGCTATGGTAGATTTCTCTGGCAAATGCAGGGGATGTTTCGAGCAAATGGAGGATGTGGATACGTTAAAAAACCGGAATTTCTTATCAATAGCGACCAGTCCTTTGATCCGAGGTCTAAATTGCCATTAAAAACTACCTTAAAG GTGAAAATATATCTAGGAGATGGTTGGAGAGTCGACTTCAAGAAAGATCATTTCGACAAATTTTCACCACCCGACTTCTACACACGG ATTGGCATAGCAGGAGTTATAGGAGATGAAGTAATGCATGTAACAACAGTGAAAGAAGATCAATGGACTCCGATTTGGAATCAAGAATTTGAGTTTCCATTAACAGTTCCTGAAATGGCCTTGCTTAGAATTGAAGTATATGAACATGATTCTGATAAAAAAGATGATTTTGGAGGGCAAACTTGTCTTCCTATTTCTGAATTAATCTCAGGAATTCATGCAATTCCTCTCTTTAATGTTAAAGGGGATTTGTACAAGTCTGTCAAGCTTTTAATGAGGTTTGGATTTACTTGA
- the LOC141622892 gene encoding phosphoinositide phospholipase C 4-like, translating into MDNYKICGCFSRKFKKEELNPPMDIIESFKSYVESGTYMAPEQLQKFMVEVQGETMATVADAEKIVEDIMRLKHPHISIFSTIIRKSLSIDDFFFYLFSVDLNPPIKSQVYQAMTSPLSHYFIYTGHNSYLTGNQLSSDCSDIPIIQALQRGVRVIELDLWPTPSKEDVHVLHGKTLTNPVELVKCLKAIKNDAFSASPYPVILTLEDHLNPKLQAIVAQMITRELGDMLFYPEKEISQDFPSPEELKYKVIISTKPPKEYLSAEVSINEGKESQKEQPSSEVEQTSIDNNEINDDKLKENVDADVYEDEYISEYDAMHEEPPAYKNLITIPGIKRGKLKESLKVDTNKLSRLSLNEQILAKAITSYGTDIVRYTQKNILRIYPKATRVDSSNYQPLVGWMHGAQMVAFNMQGYGKPLWLMQGLFRANGGCGYVKKPDFLLNLSPDNQVFDPKADLPIKITLKVKVYMGVGWDVDFKRTHFDFYSPPDFYVRVGIAGAPKDETMKKTKVIENRWIPAWDEDFSFPLTIPELALLRVEAHEHDTSEKDDFAGQTCLPVSELKPGFHAVPLYNFEGDKYTSVKLLMKFMFV; encoded by the exons ATGGACAATTATAAGATATGTGGATGTTTTTCAAGAAAGTTTAAGAAGGAAGAATTGAACCCACCCATGGATATCATAGAGTCCTTCAAAAGTTACGTCGAAAGCGGGACCTACATGGCGCCGGAACAACTACAAAAGTTCATGGTGGAAGTCCAAGGTGAGACCATGGCGACGGTGGCGGATGCAGAGAAGATTGTGGAGGATATCATGAGACTTAAGCATCCTCATATTTCCATTTTTAGTACTATTATAAGAAAATCACTAAGTATTGATGATTTCTTTTTTTACCTCTTCTCAGTTGACCTCAACCCTCCTATCAAATCCCAG GTTTACCAAGCGATGACATCCCCATTATCACATTACTTCATATACACCGGCCACAATTCATACTTAACCGGGAACCAACTCAGTAGCGATTGCAGCGACATTCCGATAATCCAAGCACTTCAAAGAGGTGTAAGAGTTATAGAGCTTGATCTTTGGCCAACCCCTTCCAAAGAAGATGTTCATGTTCTTCATGGAAA GACTCTTACAAATCCGGTGGAACTCGTCAAATGTCTAAAAGCGATCAAAAATGACGCCTTTAGTGCATCTCCGTACCCAGTGATCCTCACTCTTGAAGATCACCTCAATCCGAAACTTCAAGCCATAGTAGCTCAA ATGATTACTCGAGAACTTGGAGATATGTTGTTCTACCCTGAAAAGGAGATCTCACAAGACTTCCCTTCCCCGGAAGAATTGAAGTATAAGGTCATTATCTCTACGAAGCCGCCTAAGGAGTACCTTTCTGCTGAAGTTTCGATAAATGAAGGCAAGGAGTCACAAAAGGAACAACCATCTAGTGAAGTAGAACAAACATCAATCGACAATAATGAG ATCAACGACGACAAATTAAAAGAAAACGTAGATGCAGATGTATATGAGGACGAGTATATCTCGGAATATGATGCAATGCATGAGGAGCCTCCAGCATACAAGAATTTGATCACAATACCCGGAATTAAAAGGGGTAAGCTTAAGGAATCACTTAAGGTCGACACTAATAAACTGAGCCGTCTTAGTTTGAACGAGCAAATTCTGGCTAAGGCCATTACATCTTATGGGACCGATATTGTTAG GTATACTCAAAAGAACATTTTGAGGATATATCCTAAGGCAACACGGGTCGATTCTTCAAACTATCAACCTCTTGTAGGGTGGATGCATGGAGCTCAAATGGTCGCGTTTAACATGCAG GGATATGGAAAACCACTTTGGTTAATGCAAGGATTGTTTCGAGCCAATGGAGGCTGCGGTTATGTTAAAAAGCCGGATTTTTTACTGAATTTAAGCCCTGATAATCAAGTTTTTGATCCGAAAGCAGATTTACCAATCAAGATTACATTAAAG GTGAAAGTTTACATGGGAGTTGGATGGGATGTTGATTTTAAACGAACTCATTTCGATTTCTACTCACCACCCGATTTCTATGTCAGG GTAGGAATAGCTGGAGCTCCGAAAGATGAGACGATGAAGAAGACTAAAGTGATTGAAAATCGCTGGATACCCGCCTGGGACGAGGATTTTAGTTTTCCACTAACTATCCCTGAGTTAGCTTTGTTGAGAGTAGAAGCCCATGAACATGACACATCTGAAAAAGATGATTTTGCAGGGCAAACTTGCCTGCCTGTTTCGGAACTAAAGCCCGGGTTTCATGCAGTACCTCTTTACAATTTTGAAGGAGATAAATATACTTCAGTTAAGCTTCTTATGAAGTTCATGTTTGTATAG